atcttagttttaaaaaatatttttgaggggcacctgggtggctcagttggttgagcggccgactttggctcaggtcatgatctcgcggtccgtgagttcgagccccacgtccaggctctgtgctgacagctcagagcctggagcctgtttcagattctgtgtctccctctctatgaccctcccccgttcatgctctctctctctgtctcaaaaataaataaacattaaaaaaaataaataaaaaataaaaaataaatgaaaatatttttgagagagcgagtggctgagggtcagagagagaggcagaatcccaagcaggctctaggctggtcagcatagagcccaatgtggggctcgaactcaggacccgagccgaaatcaagagtcaagatgcttaacccactgagccacccaggtgatctaAAAgttaaagaatcttaaaaacacaaGTGTTATTCACATCCTGCACTCATGAGTGACCGCTGCTCATCATTCTTAACATCCTAATTGACATTGGGTGCCCAGAGGTAGGCAGTGCTGTCGGCCCAGATCACATGAACCTACCGTGGCACGCTGGTTGAAGTAGCGATGATTTTTAATAAACCACATCAGCCTTTCCATCCTTTCTTTCCGAGCAGTTAACAAAGTCCTTACTCCACCCCTCCTCCTGTTGCTGAGTATTCGGTCCACAAGTCCCTGTGGTTTCGTCTCTGTGTCCTGCTGTTGGGGTGGATATTCTGGTAGAGGGGAAGGAAGTTTGATACTAGGGTCGAGAGTCAATTGACTAAGGTTCTTTATTAATACTTCGGAGATGGTTTGAGAGGCAgctgaaagacaaaagaaagttaAGATCCATTAGGGTGAATTGCAATATCCAGAAGTCACTTGTCTCTTGCTCAAAGTAGGTGTGCCTGTTAAAACAGGTTAACAATAAACATTGGGAGGTTCTTC
The Lynx canadensis isolate LIC74 chromosome B4, mLynCan4.pri.v2, whole genome shotgun sequence DNA segment above includes these coding regions:
- the DPPA3 gene encoding developmental pluripotency-associated protein 3 translates to MDSPTKLYPSCGPEPSQMASEENSQGGSAASQTISEVLIKNLSQLTLDPSIKLPSPLPEYPPQQQDTETKPQGLVDRILSNRRRGGVRTLLTARKERMERLMWFIKNHRYFNQRATDESRVERFRCRCHYCLYHRPPEDTSMENNYDMESM